The following coding sequences lie in one Rutidosis leptorrhynchoides isolate AG116_Rl617_1_P2 chromosome 4, CSIRO_AGI_Rlap_v1, whole genome shotgun sequence genomic window:
- the LOC139839399 gene encoding GDSL esterase/lipase 5-like: MASTGFFFFFFIRMALVNICLPIIIIECHKIISVSTSNNNNGGGGGAVFVFGDSFFDPGNNNYIKTSSLDQANFSPYGRTHFHFPTGRFSDGRIIPDFILEYAKLPVISPYMAPNSQRFYKIGANFASAGAGALVETFQGSVISLETQIRYHKRVENRLRKRYGDREARNTLSKAVYLFSIGTNDYLNPYMITNSTRFNPSYSNSHLVHIVIANLTIAIKDLHKRGGRKFGFINLGPLGCLPGIRIIPNPTTDSGACIESASLLAKLHNQALANTLETLATQLQGFKYSLYDFHTNLEARLRHPFKYGYKQGKTACCGTGRFRGTFSCGGKRGVKEFKVCEKPQEYVFWDSYHLTETTYKQMAHQMWNQKPASPGTYNLKTLFQLP, translated from the exons ATGGCATCGACtggattcttcttcttctttttcataaGGATGGCCTTGGTTAATATTTGTctaccaataataataatcgaaTGTCACAAAATTATTAGTGtaagtactagtaataataataatggtggagGTGGTGGTGCGGTGTTTGTGTTTGGAGACTCATTTTTTGATCCTGGAAACAACAACTACATAAAGACAAGCAGTCTGGACCAAGCTAATTTCAGTCCATACGGTCGAACACATTTCCACTTCCCCACCGGCCGCTTTTCAGATGGACGTATCATTCCCGACTTTATCT TGGAGTATGCAAAGTTACCAGTTATATCCCCGTATATGGCGCCAAACAGCCAAAGGTTTTATAAGATTGGGGCCAACTTTGCATCAGCGGGAGCAGGAGCTCTGGTCGAAACCTTTCAGGGATCG GTAATCAGTCTTGAGACTCAAATAAGGTATCACAAGAGAGTGGAGAATCGATTGCGAAAAAGATATGGGGATAGGGAGGCTAGAAACACATTGTCTAAAGCTGTCTACTTGTTCAGCATTGGAACTAATGACTACTTAAATCCTTACATGATCACCAATTCCACCCGTTTCAACCCATCCTACTCCAACTCCCACCTTGTACATATTGTCATTGCCAATTTGACTATCGCAATCAAA GATTTGCACAAAAGAGGAGGCAGGAAATTTGGGTTTATCAATTTGGGACCATTAGGTTGTCTTCCGGGCATCAGGATCATTCCTAATCCAACAACCGACTCCGGTGCTTGCATTGAATCGGCTTCTTTGCTAGCAAAACTACATAACCAAGCACTCGCCAATACACTAGAAACATTAGCAACTCAACTCCAAGGATTCAAATATTCACTCTACGACTTCCATACCAATCTAGAGGCTAGACTTAGACATCCATTCAaatacg GGTATAAGCAAGGGAAAACAGCGTGCTGCGGGACAGGGCGATTTAGAGGAACATTCAGCTGTGGAGGGAAGAGAGGAGTGAAAGAATTTAAAGTGTGTGAGAAGCCTCAAGAGTATGTGTTTTGGGACTCATATCATCTAACCGAAACAACATACAAACAAATGGCTCATCAAATGTGGAACCAAAAACCCGCCTCACCAGGAACTTACAATCTCAAAACTTTGTTCCAATTACCATAA